The following are encoded together in the Natronincola ferrireducens genome:
- a CDS encoding DUF7305 domain-containing protein encodes MFNYLRNKKGIVMPLVVILFAIVIILTTVTITAVNFESKHGIIDENQTKAYYVARSAVDAVRAAIEIEVQEKISDRISVVEAKSKAIDEIDSGDPDEMAEYLEALNQAVLDLQNAQYEYNLGLDFIRNHVLPVGGTTHTVEGIVGADTGDIVVNVIPVSGGYKLQASATVNGNTARAALKLNFDTDNETYSILINSEETTSTWEEYELPANHPASFGDAFYSHNNVNLGNNVDLTKSNGTKASGRYEGIINIGNNKLGDFSQSEPTDPIEPKELLPVDISTDSRFEDLKTTDLPPTIRAIDSGYYGSIALGHNKHFTVDTTEGDVILMLNRLEFGNNNSFHVTGSGKFYLYIYDNSKSDGGITFSSGNKPTFTQDNMSGGAIPLTYIIIDQPEDDRDVENNKIIVRNSIKLYGYLYAPYSSFQFQNTKNSEPVVHGSIVAGNISGGNNIGIVHIDPSSGSGGSGGEGSTGYNRVDTTTPIQIVHHSVTVAVPKPDSMKVFWLPQ; translated from the coding sequence ATGTTTAACTATTTAAGAAATAAGAAAGGCATTGTAATGCCACTTGTAGTAATTTTATTTGCAATTGTAATTATCTTAACTACCGTGACAATAACGGCAGTGAATTTTGAATCAAAACATGGTATCATAGATGAAAACCAAACAAAAGCCTATTATGTAGCTAGGTCTGCAGTGGATGCTGTAAGGGCAGCGATAGAAATTGAAGTTCAAGAAAAGATTAGTGATAGAATCTCAGTAGTTGAGGCCAAAAGTAAAGCCATTGATGAGATAGACAGTGGAGATCCAGATGAAATGGCTGAATATCTTGAAGCATTAAATCAAGCAGTGCTGGATCTACAAAATGCACAATATGAGTACAACTTAGGGTTAGATTTTATAAGGAATCATGTATTGCCAGTGGGTGGCACAACACATACTGTTGAAGGAATAGTTGGAGCTGACACAGGTGATATAGTTGTTAATGTTATTCCTGTCTCTGGTGGTTATAAACTTCAGGCTTCTGCAACTGTAAATGGGAATACTGCTAGAGCCGCACTAAAACTAAATTTTGATACAGATAACGAAACCTATTCGATACTTATTAATTCTGAAGAAACCACATCAACATGGGAAGAATATGAACTTCCAGCAAATCATCCTGCATCCTTTGGAGATGCATTTTACTCTCATAATAATGTAAATCTTGGAAACAATGTTGACTTAACGAAGTCAAATGGTACTAAAGCCAGTGGACGATATGAAGGCATAATTAATATTGGAAATAACAAATTAGGAGATTTTTCACAAAGCGAGCCAACAGATCCTATAGAACCAAAAGAATTGTTACCTGTTGATATATCAACAGATTCTCGTTTTGAAGATTTAAAGACTACAGACTTGCCACCAACAATAAGAGCGATAGATAGTGGATATTATGGAAGTATTGCATTAGGACATAACAAACATTTTACGGTTGATACTACAGAAGGTGATGTAATCCTAATGCTTAATAGACTTGAGTTTGGTAATAACAATAGCTTTCATGTAACGGGATCAGGTAAGTTTTATCTTTATATCTATGATAATAGTAAAAGTGATGGAGGTATTACCTTTTCCAGTGGTAACAAACCTACATTTACTCAAGACAATATGTCTGGTGGAGCAATTCCCCTAACTTATATAATTATTGATCAACCTGAAGATGATCGAGATGTTGAAAATAATAAAATTATTGTTAGAAACTCCATCAAATTATATGGCTACTTGTATGCTCCCTATTCAAGTTTTCAATTTCAAAACACTAAAAACAGTGAACCTGTAGTTCATGGTAGTATTGTCGCTGGAAATATATCAGGTGGCAATAATATTGGAATTGTTCACATTGACCCGAGCTCTGGCTCAGGCGGTAGTGGGGGAGAAGGTTCCACAGGTTATAACAGGGTTGATACAACTACCCCAATACAAATTGTGCACCATTCTGTTACTGTAGCAGTGCCAAAACCTGATTCAATGAAGGTGTTTTGGTTGCCTCAATAA
- a CDS encoding type II secretion system protein: protein MIQMFTKRMKNRKGFTLIELIVVIAILGILALIAVPRLMGFTERAKESADAGNARTLYNAITIALADNNDIELTNGTHTKLEHIDGLDVYLDEWPKDKNNKPLEAVVDVTTVEGAPDEIRVGIYRNTESGEDKVLAGANTRTE from the coding sequence ATGATTCAAATGTTTACCAAAAGAATGAAAAACAGAAAAGGCTTCACTCTAATTGAACTGATTGTTGTTATTGCGATTTTGGGTATACTGGCTCTGATTGCGGTTCCGAGATTGATGGGTTTTACAGAAAGAGCTAAAGAAAGTGCAGATGCGGGAAATGCTCGAACATTGTATAATGCGATAACAATAGCTTTAGCTGATAATAATGATATCGAATTAACCAATGGTACTCATACTAAGTTGGAACACATTGATGGCCTAGATGTATATTTAGATGAATGGCCTAAAGATAAAAATAATAAGCCACTGGAAGCTGTCGTTGATGTTACTACAGTAGAAGGTGCTCCTGACGAAATTAGAGTAGGAATTTATCGTAACACTGAAAGTGGAGAAGATAAGGTACTTGCTGGTGCTAATACTAGAACTGAATAG
- a CDS encoding type II secretion system F family protein, protein MPVYEYKAVTTNGENIEGSYTAKTKNEVVMMLKQNQNYPISIKEAESKDIRDMQIFSSVKTKDLSVFCRQFYAMLNAGVTIIQCLDILRQQVENKKLKKIVAEVYEEVQKGLTFSEALKKHSTVFPQLMTYMVAAGETSGSLDIIMDRLATHYEKENKINNKIKSAMIYPIILTFVSVAVVIFLLTFVMPTFLGMFEGSGVPLPLPTKILLAISAGLRTFWYIILIGAIVLFYGIKRYITTEDGGLRFDRLKFSLPIVKQLNQKIVTARFSRTLSTLLASGIPLLQSLENVANAVGNKYAAEGIMKAREDVRKGVDIATPIKRTGLFPPMLDNMIRIGEESGTLDDILDKTANFYDEEVDFAIGKMTTLLEPIMIVVMAVIIGFIVIAMVLPMFDMLQTVQ, encoded by the coding sequence ATGCCGGTATATGAATACAAAGCCGTCACCACCAATGGTGAAAACATTGAAGGCTCCTATACAGCTAAAACCAAAAACGAAGTCGTGATGATGCTAAAGCAAAACCAAAATTATCCCATCTCTATTAAAGAAGCTGAATCCAAGGATATTCGGGACATGCAAATCTTTAGCAGTGTAAAAACCAAGGACTTATCTGTCTTTTGCCGACAGTTCTATGCCATGCTAAATGCCGGTGTCACCATCATCCAATGCCTAGATATTCTGAGACAGCAGGTGGAGAACAAAAAACTCAAAAAAATAGTAGCAGAGGTCTATGAGGAGGTTCAAAAAGGGTTAACCTTTTCTGAGGCGCTAAAGAAGCACTCAACAGTCTTTCCTCAGCTGATGACCTACATGGTGGCAGCTGGAGAGACAAGTGGCAGTTTAGATATCATCATGGATAGACTAGCTACCCATTACGAGAAGGAAAACAAAATCAACAACAAAATTAAAAGTGCCATGATTTATCCAATTATCCTAACCTTTGTCTCTGTGGCAGTCGTTATCTTTTTATTGACCTTTGTTATGCCAACCTTTTTAGGGATGTTTGAAGGCAGTGGTGTACCCTTACCCCTACCAACCAAGATTCTCCTAGCCATCAGTGCAGGACTTAGGACCTTCTGGTACATTATCTTAATAGGGGCGATAGTTCTCTTCTACGGAATAAAACGATACATCACCACGGAGGATGGGGGACTAAGGTTTGATAGGCTAAAGTTTAGTCTTCCTATAGTCAAGCAATTAAACCAAAAAATTGTGACAGCAAGGTTTTCAAGAACGCTGTCCACGTTACTTGCCAGTGGGATACCTTTACTACAGTCTCTGGAAAATGTGGCCAATGCTGTAGGTAACAAATATGCTGCAGAGGGGATCATGAAGGCTAGAGAGGATGTTCGAAAGGGTGTAGATATAGCCACACCTATTAAAAGAACGGGACTTTTCCCTCCTATGCTGGACAATATGATCCGTATCGGTGAAGAGTCAGGAACTCTAGATGATATTCTGGATAAAACCGCTAATTTCTATGACGAAGAAGTGGACTTTGCCATAGGAAAGATGACTACCCTATTGGAGCCCATTATGATTGTAGTTATGGCAGTCATCATCGGATTTATCGTAATCGCTATGGTACTACCGATGTTTGATATGCTCCAGACTGTACAGTAA